GTCTATTTAATCCtcaagttaaatttgaaaaaacaaaacaaaattgtacTATTAATTGAGAAAAGTCATGTAAAAAATTGTGTAATTTTGAGAGAATTTGTCCCTCCTTATTTTAGATAGTTAtggtacttttttctttttcgcaATAAAATTAGAGGGTATAAAATTGTAAGTGATGCCTAAAAATCCCCAGGACCTCTGTGTTAGTGCCTCTAAATTGTAAGACTTTGTATAGtcactgaaaatatttaaaaatctgaaTCCTGAAAAAAGTTTTCCTTGATTCCAGGCGTTGATCTGTATCTGAGATAatcaaagaaaattgaaaacttttttggttttattttgagggagaaataaagtttgaatcaaaGCAGATGGATTAAAAATAGACAGAGGCAAAGTAAAGTTTTTGCAcaataatatttaaataaacaaatgcatttgGTAATTAATGTACAGCACTTTGATGCATGACGATACAAAGATATCACACAAAGcgtccagcagagggcgctgtgGGTTTAAACCTGGGCTCCACATGGAGTCATCTTGCCCAGCAACTATTCCTCCTCATTAGCTGAAGCTTCTCAATAAAAGAGGCAAAGCCATTCGCTCCAAGCCAAGGTTATCTGTCATCACCCAGTGAGAGCAACACAGCCCCGGCCAATGGTGTGCTCAGACATCTGCGGGGGCGTGAGGCCGCACGGCTGACGCGGAGCACCATCGGGGAACATTAAATGGTTTGTTTGGCAACTTTATactttctcttgttgttttgcccactgcagctgtttttttttcttttacaaacaaaaacgtTGAATGGATCTGCAGCCCGTCGGCCAGCAGAGGCACCATCGTACCAAACCGATGCATCTTTCCAATACTGACCAATCATCAGCCTgctgaacatttcaaacagtacaaaaatatatttaaggcAACAACCCTCCTGTGTTATTTCTGTTGATTGCAAAGATCTTTAGTTTTCTCGATTTAGTCCTAATGAATGCTGCTTTAAGAAATGGCAGGAAGCAGGTGGCAAAGGGTCTCCTCCAGGAGAACATAACATCACCACTTGATTTGATAAAAACCTACAGATCGGATTTGTTCGTTCCAAATCACATCTTCCCCCATCGCAATCCATCCTTTCTAAAAATAacgtacaaataaaaaacaggtaATACCGCGTGTGTCGCCCTCAAACTCCACTGCTTAgagacccccacccccattgGAACcagattaattaaaaacagagaagACAAGACCCCCTCTGCAGGATACCGGGCACTTCTCAGCATTAGGAACAGGAGTGACAAAAGGGGGGGGGCGGGGTGTTCTTCTTTGTGTCCATTCATCCTAATGAGGAGCAGTCTGTGAGCAAAGATGAGGTGTGCGAGGTCATCCACGTCACAGAGCGAAGAACAAGATGAGGACCACGATCATGATGGCCACCAGCACCCCGATGGCGCACCACTGTCTCCGACCTGAAGGGAGCAAGATATGAAGGGAAATATGTAACAAAAAGGAcgagcttgtagatttgatccgagaacttgtaaaatacaatgggagaacttgcacatcAAAAATCTACatatgtgtaaaaatcttctgctgtaaagtctgacaaacaaaattacaactgacaaattcccatttgcatgCGTTCAGTTAGAGTCTCCACATTTGATCCATCCCCTGGAGGAACGGtgagcagcagaaacaaacaTAATCGCTGCTCTCAGGAATCATTTGGTGGTTTCACCCTAACTGTATCCATAATTCTAaccttaacccttcctctgggttcgtgtatccaaaaaaaaaaagtcagcactGGCCACACGTATGTCGAAAATTACGCGTGAAtagacattttctctttttttactcTACACAACGGCTCGTGCGACCCTGGATTTTTTTGGAGCCGCAAAATTAATAAATCTGGTCACACATTAAGGCCCTGGAGACTTTACTGCACACCTAGTGATGAAGCATTGATCCATGACAGATCCTGCAATAACAATATTGAGACAATTTCACAAGaaacacccaaaaaacaaaagaaagcttttttctttttttcttctttttaatcgATTGTGTTTTCTGCACTACAATCGGCTTAAAagccttcatttaaaaaaacaccaacaacagtgcgccttataatctggaGCCGATTCATTGTGGTTGTGGTTATTTTGAgaggcgctctgtcaaaatgtttggttggatgttattgtaaatatgctaacgcgGCTAACGTGTAGTTTGggactgtgttttattttacgtgttacagtgatccctcgctataacgcagtttacttttcacggtttcactacttcacggatttgcatcgtgcattgggTTCtgtattctgattggctaaaaagtcactgcttcttctctacctgtgcgtcaataacgttgcagtttaatatgtacacataagtaaatcagcttgccaaatttccATTACATACGTGCAAATTCttttgcaatttcgagtttctctaaaacccatagaaaaaagagcgacaacaactgcccatcactatgttcttcccccgaacaaacacagctgcaccgcgggcttcaaggagaaaacactgcagagcggagtcaggatgcagcggctcagtctgaagggCAGTGAAATAGACCTGAGTcgctatttgtcccactgtactttgtatttttttcataatcatttttaattttctcccattaaatccaattactcgggttgCGGTGGgaggggctaatctccgcaatttcaagccttctgttcacattgatgattaaaataattatttgacagtaaagtacagaagttatttgttggaaaaaacgtttctaaagtactgtgatttgtgaaacaaatgcttgagcctgtaaaatggtttgttctttcttttcaataatagagtatttaattatataataattgtaaaaaaaataaatgtttctacttcatggattttgcctatcacgggttctttttggaacgtaacccccgcgaaaaacaaagGTTTACAGTACTAACAAGATTTGGAGTTCATGTAGTCACAGGAATATTTGCTTTATTGCTGTcggcctgttttttttttatacattgcAAACATTGttaggagttacaggtattttaaatatgcaaatgcagcTAACGTTTTTAGCATGGCTATTgtgttggactgtttttttcacttgttcctaccaaggttaggagttagcgcagtcacagtaatgtttattATAGCGGTCTCCGTCTGTTTTATTACATGGTGCAAACAAGATTTGGAgctacaggtattgtgaatacgctaatgtggctaacatgttgcgtgtcacaaacaagttctagagttagtGTGAATGCAGTTAATAGTCTGACTGAATGATGAACATCTCGCCACGTTCACACCGAGCTCAGAAACGTCCGTTCAAGTgatcacttccaatgaaaagtccatgtcaAAGTCCATGCGTGTTTTTAATCCCATTTTCAgcctctatgtacaaaacacgtGGCCACTGAACAAGCGTGTGTACATCGCATAACTCTTCTGTCTTTTGTCTAAATTAGTCTTATTTTGGTGTGTGCCTTATATGTGacataagttcaaaaatagaacaCGTGCAGAAAATCTAGTATCTATATTCAGCTtatctttgcttttaaaaatgatgtttaaCACAGATTATGCTGTAAAGTTCTGAGTCCATATACTCACTGCTGGTCATGTGAGACACCTTTTCCAGCTTCTTTAAGACAGAATCCATACGGGATGACGTCTGATCCATCTCGTCTCCAAAATCGTTTAACATGCTAAAACAATGGAGACAAGAAACAGATTTAGACAATGTAAATGGTCCTCAATAATACATGAATAGGAATAACATGGGAGGAGAGGAGAAACTTTTATTCTGTCTGCAGAACAACTGGCTTGGCTTAAAAGACCTACTGCcataaaaattgtgtatttgttgtttttgatatgctcttgtggaatttttctgatgatgaagggcatatatcaagaaaattaagcgtAAAATTGCattgctgagtatttctttattcaaatcattgtgaatcaggagcagtgaaaaaatgcagttagaaaaagagcttatttgttatgtagaaaatatggtggtggagccacaagctccctgctccgccccattctgatgcatccacttgcagacaaacagatccatgaacggctttgttttcctcgtccgagctggcatctagctcaaaactgtactgctggatagctctaaaattgcttgccattttttttcagtGGTAGGCCGTCAGGGCCttctctgaaggcctaaaaaatatctgaatcatgtgttaATAATGTTTTGTCccttaaatatttattaaatattcattaaataattccaaatggtctgtccattctcttttattgtgtttatgttggttatgctgcttccagacagacgTATTTTCATACTGGAGCATTTAACCAACCACACatcagctgtcctttgttgccaggcaggtCAGAGCTAAAAGAGGCCTTCACCATGAGTTCTGATGGACTTCCAATGCAAAATCAATGTcagtcattcatttctttcaaccaatcaggtTTTGATTTGGTGTAGGGCCTTCtagcagggccttctagcaggcttagaCAACGTAATAGTATTTAGACCTtgtgattggacagaagtttcaggacgTTACATGCAGCCTTGCCCAGTTTTACATAGATCCGcagagaactttttgatctgtctcagttaaaaacagagctgactgtaatgtTCGCCATGGTTGATTTtggatggatgatgattttcaaaatgttgtcattttctcAAAGGAAGCTTCAGTCAGTTCTCATCTTTTTTAGGAGGAAACAGTGAATCAGCTTCTTAGAAGTGTGAACATAAATAAACTCACACAGCCTGCTCGTCCAGCTCGTCTCCAATCCGTCCGGACATGTCTTTGAGGACACGGATGCTTCCCGACACCAAATCCAGCTGCTCATCCTGCTCCTGCATGATCAGCTGCACACAGTCACACTGTTACTGGGGAAACTAACTCCAACAACCCCGCAGCGCAGGAGCCGCAGCTTTTTAAGTTGAAGCTGGTAGTACAAAAACaactcaaaaggcaaaaaaaaataatatattttatatttatgaggttaaaaaatgttcttcttttCCATCCAAAACCACAACATGACACAGTGTATGATGTCACAGTTACATTACGCAACACAGCTGTCAACCCACAATGCAGTGAGGAAAATCAAGAGCTCCAACACTTTCAGAAGCCTCCACACCAGACGAAGATCTAGATTCTACCGATCAGTCTCCAGGTGACTTTTGATTCAATTCCTGTTTGGTTTACCAACATGACACTCTTGTTTTCTGACTTTAAATAGATTCTGAGTTGACAAAAGTGCTGTGAATTCCCCCAAATCCCCACTTCCACTCACAGCTTCCTGTCTACTAACCACCAAAACCTGCTGTGCTCTTCTGCTCTACCGCTACCGCTCCTTCTCTCCACCCGTctacctgctgctgctcctgctgctcctggatATATCTGGAGTTTGCAGAAACCAGGTGAGCCTCCAGCCCTGTGGACCTGTCCGGGCCTGTTGAAGTCAGAAGAGCCTGGACAAAGACATCACACACTTAAGAGACATCTACTCAGAGGGTTGTGTTTAGATTGACCTTTGTGTTCAAGCGTTCACTGACCTGCCGGTTCTTTTTCTCTGCCTGAGCCACAGCAGACGGGCTGGACAGCTGATCTTTCATTtcctacacacacaaacagttttaaTCCCGTCATTTTCCAGAAGCTGATTAATAGTGGGCATGTGGAAACTGTTACTGCTGTGCCAAAAACCGAAGACAAACGTCCTGATAGATTTTTGCTCCCGCTGGGTAGAACTCTTTCTCTGCTTTGGATGATTCACTTGCCCTATTTTAAGAACAGTGCAGCGGCTGGGTCACGaaagaaatatatttatgttttttcaaagaaaagccTGAGCTCAAAGGGCTAATGGGTGTCCAGGACAAAAACAGACAGAGCGGACTTTATTCAGCTGCTTTAGATTAGCTTTggttaattaaaatgaaaaagatcaaAGCACAGGCATTAAGACgtttcatttcatgtttaagAAGGctttggaaaagaaagaaaattgaaaaaaaaaagaaaatcggtATTTCCACAGtaggctctgctgctgaacgCTCACCTGAAATGCTTTTATTGTAAGATCACATTGATTTATATTGTTGGTGAAGCTTCACTACAAACACGATCACTGCTAAGTTGAAGCATTTATCACACATTTACACATAGGAAACTGTAAATAATTGAATCTTAAACCAAATGTTACACAgccaccatttaaaaaaaatacctgaAGGCAGACTTGTCTGTGAAACATACAGGCTCCCTTTCTATATGGTGGTTCAGCCTTTGGGGATTTTTCACtgcaattttgcatgttttttttttaaacagcccactgtgttctgtgtcctgactGCTAgcagaccttgtcaatcaattttCTCTGTGCCATGTCTGCTGTAAAGAATTTGTTTAAATTGCAAAACCTATCAAAATCTTCTAACatgatcagatttttgtttttattctttaatactggacttatttttctaggAAGGTTTGAGCTTTGGGAGTTTAAacgagagagaaaagtgtgaaaatgttcatgtctctAAGAGAAAAGTGGATCAAGTGTATAGGAAGAGGTTTTACCgtcttaaaaatgatttaattgtACTTTGcaagttttagtttattttgaaaacgtaACCACTGCGATAAGTGAGGGAACActttagttacattttttttcacaattaaatTCCTGAGacgtgcagaaaaataaaatgttaaatttaaacAGCTGAGATTACCTGGACAGATGTTCTGGTTCGTTCCACAAAGTCTCTCCGTTCCTGGAGCTCATATTCACCCAACCGGAACTTTCCTGGGTTGGACTCTACGATGCCTGAGCTGGTCAAGGAAGAattcaacatttgaaaaaaaactaaaacaattttttaaaaatgtaatgtactaaattttgtttcttgtaaaaaaacaaaattaaaaacttggAAACATGTCTCCTTCATAGGAGTAATAAATGTAGACAACTTGATGGATTAACTGTTGATTTGTTTCACAAGATGACAAAAACTACTGTAGAACATTAAAGACTATCCTTCAACACAGAGAAACAGAGGGTTATTTAGCTCCATTTGATGCTAGTTGACCTACAATAAcgtttaaagatccactcccatgaaaatggtgtttctgtttttaacaatttttctcatgattgaggacatagaaaaagaaaataaagcttcaaattgcatttcagagtatttcttaattcaaatggTTGTAAGAttggagcagacgaaaaaaatgcagtttgaaaaagaagcTTGTGTGTTACAAAGAAAATCCGTTGGTGGggtaacaagctccctgctccgagctctcagcGACGAGGAGAGAAACGAGGGGGCATGGTTGCTCCGCACCTACAGTTCTgccaaatttctgatgaactcctgccgctctgaagaaacactgtcctagaaaacaactgttttttttcatattttggctaaaaacatcatgaTCATAGTTAAAActccactggaaacgctttgaaaatagatcaaaagatgattggagtggggcgTTAAAGAGTTGTCTGTGCATAAAGGATACTGATGGTTTCACTGAGGTCCTCCAGATCCCAGTCTATGGCCCTCAGACAGTTTCTCAGCTCATTGGCACTCCAATCCAGCTCATCTCGACTCACCTGAGATGACAAGGAAAGTACGACGTAGGTTAAAACACttcaaattaagaaaataaaggttaagttttacaaaaaataaaggctttttttcattaaagctgTTTATTTAAGTGTATGGAGTCAAATCTTTGAGACTCTGAGGAATTCTGGTTGACACAGTAACCAAAGGAAATTCAAGACAGCAGTTAAAATCCCAACTTTAGCTTGGGATTCCTGTAAACcaggagtctgcaacctttaacacacAAAGAgccatttgatttaatttcttattaaaaaaaacccagcgAGATACGCAAATTCCCACttcaattttagaaaaatataacgtatttttgcttttgtggccattaagccattcatttgtagctttaaaatatttacaataattgaacAATAACAGTactgtttttttcaatgtaaaacatctttcatttcttttgttttttacagcagcacataaaaattcctttcaaaataaaataaaccttgtgtcaaataagatcctcttgctgcagcagattaatttgaataaaaatgcacgAAAGTCAAGTCAATGATgacattttctgtcattatgACTTATTTTCTTATCAGTTATAGC
The sequence above is a segment of the Oryzias latipes chromosome 1, ASM223467v1 genome. Coding sequences within it:
- the stx10 gene encoding syntaxin-10, with product MSLEDPFFVVKGEVQKALSRARSLFDRWEELLQDGTQVSRDELDWSANELRNCLRAIDWDLEDLSETISIVESNPGKFRLGEYELQERRDFVERTRTSVQEMKDQLSSPSAVAQAEKKNRQALLTSTGPDRSTGLEAHLVSANSRYIQEQQEQQQLIMQEQDEQLDLVSGSIRVLKDMSGRIGDELDEQAVMLNDFGDEMDQTSSRMDSVLKKLEKVSHMTSSRRQWCAIGVLVAIMIVVLILFFAL